From the genome of Uranotaenia lowii strain MFRU-FL chromosome 1, ASM2978415v1, whole genome shotgun sequence, one region includes:
- the LOC129760543 gene encoding jerky protein homolog-like, with the protein MRDCYRRSWSRSNSVNFEWLSPLNKRKTFKRAKYPLLDEALYIWFLQKRECHIPVSQDLLTAQATKLYLKLYNDEQFKGSRGCIVNFIKRHNIRFLQITGEKLSNNAATVDTYIEHSRSLVRHLSCQIFNADESGLYFKCITSSTFVSVNESSAPGRKGNKERVTFMSCANADGSYKLPLMLIGKSKRPRALENVRELPLYYASSKNAWMTRQLFKDWFFNEFVPKVTAFLEGANLPLTARLVFGQLFRTLQHRPA; encoded by the exons ATGAGGGATTGTTACAGAAGATCGTGGAGCAGATCGAACAGCGTCAACTTCGAATGG CTTTCACCGTTAA ACAAACGGAAAACTTTCAAAAGGGCTAAATATCCTCTACTTGACGAAGCTCTTTACATTTGGTTTCTTCAAAAACGTGAATGTCACATCCCAGTTAGCCAGGATTTATTGACGGCTCAGGCAACGAAACTGTACCTTAAGCTGTACAACGATGAGCAGTTCAAAGGGAGCCGAGGATGCATCGTCAATTTCATCAAGCGACACAACATCAGGTTTCTCCAAATCACAGGAGAGAAACTTTCCAACAATGCTGCAACCGTTGACACGTACATTGAACACTCTAGATCCTTAGTTCGGCACCTATcgtgtcaaattttcaacgcCGACGAGAGCGGACTTTACTTCAAGTGTATCACTTCGTCAACTTTTGTCAGCGTGAACGAATCATCAGCTCCAGGAAGAAAAGGGAATAAGGAGCGTGTGACGTTCATGTCTTGCGCAAATGCTGACGGTTCGTACAAACTTCCACTTATGCTGATTGGAAAGTCAAAACGACCAAGAGCACTGGAGAACGTCCGTGAGCTGCCCTTATACtatgcttcttccaaaaatGCCTGGATGACCCGACAGTTATTTAAGGATTGGTTTTTCAATGAGTTTGTCCCCAAAGTCACAGCATTTTTGGAAGGTGCTAACCTGCCGTTAACGGCCCGCTTAGTTTTTGGACAACTGTTCCGCACATTGCAGCACCGACCAGCTTAG